Proteins from a genomic interval of Medicago truncatula cultivar Jemalong A17 chromosome 3, MtrunA17r5.0-ANR, whole genome shotgun sequence:
- the LOC25489580 gene encoding putative transferase At4g12130, mitochondrial, translated as MNRALSSFSKHFTRTIHQTKLQTSGPVASLIKSRSVIRFRGPDTVKFLQGLLTNDIRKFSDSLGDKTANFPTPNVPATSVPPIYAALLTPQGRFLYDLFLYKPPSKDTKLDSTGTGPASEPNEPFELFADVDASVLDELLATFTKYRLRSKVEIDNVASEFSCWQRYGSGLSENSSDVEEPEAASVGWGAGEDGAAMSSSHGGNLGWQWFKDPRLACLGFRGIFPSNIIPPLIEADKETDEQNYLMWRIENGVAEGSTEIPKGEAMPLEYNFVGLNAISFDKGCYVGQELIARTHHRGVIRKRIVPLRFQDNEGKEIISKVSPGSEVINTSSGKKVGLVTTALGCRGMGLLRLEEALKGSTSLSIQGQEDVKVVASKPDWWPSDWLQDLQQHTAFA; from the exons ATGAATCGTGCATTATCATCATTCTCCAAACACTTTACCAGAACAATTCACCAAACCAAACTCCAAACCTCCGGTCCAGTCGCTTCCCTCATAAAATCCCGCTCCGTCATTCGATTCCGAGGACCCGACACCGTTAAATTCCTTCAAGGCCTCTTAACCAATGATATACGCAAATTCAGTGATTCTCTCGGCGATAAAACCGCCAATTTTCCTACACCTAATGTTCCCGCCACTTCGGTTCCACCTATTTATGCGGCGTTGTTGACACCTCAAGGTAGATTTCTCTATGACCTCTTTCTCTATAAACCGCCGAGTAAAGATACTAAGCTTGATAGCACTGGAACTGGACCTGCTTCGGAACCGAATGAGCCGTTTGAATTGTTTGCTGATGTTGATGCTTCTGTTTTGGATGAGTTGTTGGCAACTTTCACCAA ATACCGGCTGAGGTCGAAGGTTGAGATTGATAATGTTGCTAGTGAATTCTCGTGTTGGCAGCGTTATGGTTCTGGGCTTTCTGAGAATTCCTCAGATGTAGAAGAACCGGAAGCAGCCTCAGTTGGGTGGGGAGCTGGTGAGGATGGTGCTGCAATGTCATCTTCTCATGGTGGTAATCTTGGCTGGCAATGGTTTAAGGATCCCAGATTGGCCTGTCTTGGCTTCAGAGGGATCTTCCCATCAAATATCATTC CACCTCTAATTGAGGCTGACAAAGAGACTGATGAACAGAATTACCTCATGTGGAGAATAGAGAATGGAGTAGCAGAAGGATCAACCGAGATTCCAAAAG GTGAAGCAATGCCACTTGAGTATAATTTTGTAGGCCTTAATGCAATCAGCTTTGACAAAGGTTGCTATGTGGGACAAGAACTCATAGCTCGTACACACCACCGAGGGGTGATTCGAAAGCGTATAGTTCCTCTAAGGTTTCAAGATAATGAGGGGAAAG AAATCATAAGCAAGGTCAGTCCTGGCTCAGAAGTAATAAACACATCATCTGGGAAAAAAGTTGGTTTAGTGACTACTGCCCTAGGATGTCGTGGGATGGGACTATTGCGGCTGGAGGAAGCTCTAAAGGGATCCACTTCCTTGTCTATTCAAGGACAAGAGGATGTTAAGGTTGTCGCTAGTAAACCAGATTGGTGGCCTTCTGATTGGCTTCAAGATCTTCAACAGCACACCGCGTTTGCATAG
- the LOC25489582 gene encoding protein argonaute 4 — translation MDSFEADGNGNGNGNGNGNGNGVEESLPPPPPVVPSDVVPLKAEELAPPEPVKKKIARLPMARRGLGSKGMKIPILTNHFSVNIGKNDGYFFQYSVSFAYEDGRPVEGKGVGRKIMDRVQETYASDLNGKEFAYDGEKSLFTIGSLPQNKLEFEIVLEDVVSSRNNGNRSPDANGDNEADKKRVRRPYNAKTFKVEISFATKVPMYAIANALRGQETENFQEAVRVLDIILRQHAAKQGCLLVRQSFFHNDPKNFADVGGGVLGCRGFHSSFRATQSGLSLNIDVSTTMIIQPGPVVDFLISNQNVRDPFQIDWGKAKRTLKNLRVKTHPSNQEWKICGLSEVPCKELTFTLKKRDGDGTDEMTVLDYFTNVRKIDLRYSADLPCINVGRPKRPTYFPIELCELVSLQRYTKALSTLQRASLVEKSRQKPQERMRILSDALKTSNYGAEPLLQSCGISISTGFTQVEGRVLPAPKLKFGNGEDFTPRNGRWNFNNKKFVQPTKKIEKWAVANFSARCDVRGLVRDIIRIGNMKGIMIDQPFDVFEENPQFRRAPPMVRVEKMFEDIQSKLPGAPQFLLCLLPDRKNCDIYGPWKKKNLADFGIVNQCMCPLRVNDNYLGNIMLKINAKLGGLNSLLGVESSPSLPIVSKAPTLILGMDVSHGSPGQTDIPSIAAVVSSRQWPLISKYRACVRTQSAKVEMIDNLFKKVSDTEDEGIMRELLLDFYTSSKNRKPDNIIIFRDGVSESQFNQVLNIELDQIIEACKFLDENWTPKFVVIVAQKNHHTRFFQPNSPDNVPPGTVIDNKICHPRNYDFYLCAHAGMIGTSRPTHYHVLLDEIGFSPDELQELVHSLSYVYQRSTTAISVVAPICYAHLAATQLGQFMKFEDKSETSSSHGGLSAAGAVPVPQLPKLQDNVCNSMFFV, via the exons ATGGATTCTTTTGAGGCAGATGGAAACGGAAACGGAAATGGTAATGGTAATGGTAATGGTAATGGGGTGGAGGAGTCATTGCCTCCTCCACCTCCTGTTGTTCCCTCAGATGTGGTACCTCTCAAAGCAGAAGAGCTGGCCCCTCCCGAACctgttaagaaaaaaattgcCCGTCTTCCAATGGCGAGACGTGGTCTAGGATCAAAAGGAATGAAGATACCGATTCTAACTAATCATTTCAGCGTTAACATCGGTAAAAATGATGGATACTTTTTCCAGTACAGT GTGTCGTTTGCTTATGAAGATGGACGCCCTGTGGAAGGGAAGGGTGTTGGGAGGAAGATTATGGACAGGGTGCAGGAGACATACGCCTCTGACTTGAATGGCAAGGAATTTGCATATGATGGGGAGAAAAGCTTGTTTACTATTGGCTCTCTTCCACAAAACAAGCTCGAGTTTGAAATTGTTCTAGAGGATGTTGTTTCCAGCAG aaataatgGAAATCGTAGTCCTGATGCTAATGGGGACAATGAAGCTGACAAAAAGAGGGTGCGACGCCCATACAATGCAAAGACATTTAAAGTTGAGATTAGCTTTGCTACAAAAGTTCCTATGTATGCCATAGCCAATGCGTTACGCGGGCAGGAAACTGAGAATTTCCAAGAAGCAGTCAGAGTTCTCGATATCATATTGAGGCAACATGCTGCTAAGCA GGGCTGCCTACTTGTGCGCCAATCTTTCTTCCACAATGATCCCAAGAATTTTGCTGATGTGGGGGGTGGTGTTCTAGGCTGTCGAGGATTCCATTCAAGTTTTAGAGCTACACAGAGCGGGCTCTCTCTTAACATAG ATGTCTCAACTACCATGATAATTCAACCTGGGCCTGTGGTGGATTTCTTAATTTCCAATCAAAATGTTAGAGATCCTTTTCAGATTGACTGGGGAAAG GCCAAGAGGACCCTAAAAAATCTGAGGGTGAAGACTCATCCATCCAATCAAGAGTGGAAAATATGCGGACTCAGCGAAGTCCCATGCAAAGAGCTTAC ttTTACTTTGAAGAAAAGGGATGGTGATGGTACTGATGAGATGACTGTTCTGGATTATTTTACTAATGTCCGGAAGATAGATCTGCGCTACTCTGCTGATCTTCCATGTATTAATGTTGGCAGGCCCAAACGGCCAACATATTTCCCCATTGAG CTGTGTGAATTGGTATCACTCCAACGATATACAAAAGCTCTTTCCACACTTCAAAGGGCTTCACTGGTGGAGAAGTCCAGACAGAAGCCACAAGAGAGAATGAGAATTTTGTCGGAT GCACTTAAAACTAGCAACTACGGGGCTGAACCTCTGCTTCAAAGTTGTGGAATTTCTATAAGCACAGGCTTCACTCAAGTGGAGGGACGTGTTTTGCCTGCTCCAAag TTGAAGTTCGGCAATGGTGAAGATTTCACTCCGAGAAATGGAAGATGGAATTTCAACAACAAG AAATTTGTGCAGCCAACAAAGAAGATAGAAAAATGGGCTGTGGCAAACTTTTCTGCACGATGTGATGTACGAGGACTTGTGAGGGATATAATTAGAATTGGAAATATGAAAGGAATT ATGATTGACCAACCATTCGATGTGTTTGAAGAAAATCCTCAGTTTAGACGTGCTCCACCAATGGTGAGGGTAGAGAAAATGTTTGAGGACATTCAGTCCAAACTTCCAGGGGCTCCTCAATTCCTTCTTTGTTTGCTTCCTGATCGGAAAAACTGTGATATTTATG GGCCATGGAAAAAGAAGAATCTTGCTGATTTTGGAATCGTTAATCAGTGCATGTGTCCTTTGAGAGTCAATGATAATTATTTGGGTAATATTATGTTGAAGATAAATGCCAAG CTTGGTGGGTTGAACTCTTTGTTGGGTGTTGAAAGTTCTCCATCTCTTCCTATTGTTTCCAAAGCACCTACCCTCATTCTAGGAATGGATGTGTCCCATGGCTCACCAGGGCAGACTGATATTCCTTCAATTGCCGCC GTTGTCAGCTCTAGACAGTGGCCTCTGATTTCAAAATATAGGGCATGTGTTCGCACACAGTCTGCAAAAGTTGAAATGATAGATAATTTGTTCAAGAAAGTATCAGATACCGAGGATGAAGGCATCATGAG GGAACTCTTGCTCGATTTCTATACTAGTTCTAAGAATAGAAAACCAGataacataattattttcaG GGATGGTGTTAGTGAGTCACAATTCAATCAAGTTTTGAATATTGAACTCGACCAGATCATTGAG GCATGCAAGTTTCTTGATGAAAATTGGACTCCAAAATTTGTGGTAATTGTTGCTCAAAAGAACCACCACACAAGATTCTTCCAGCCCAATTCTCCTGACAACGTCCCACCTG GAACTGTTATCGACAATAAAATTTGTCATCCAAGAAACTATGATTTCTACCTCTGTGCTCATGCTGGGATGATA GGCACCAGTAGGCCTACCCACTACCATGTGCTGCTTGATGAGATTGGCTTCTCCCCTGATGAACTTCAGGAGCTTGTTCATTCCCTGTCATATGT TTACCAGAGGAGCACGACTGCTATTTCAGTTG TTGCACCTATATGCTATGCACACTTGGCCGCTACTCAGTTGGGGCAGTTCATGAAATTCGAGGATAAATCTGAGACATCCTCAAGTCATGGTGGGCTGAGTGCTGCAGGAGCTGTACCTGTCCCTCAGCTGCCAAAGTTGCAGGACAACGTGTGCAACTCCATGTTCTTTGTTTGA
- the LOC25489583 gene encoding 60S ribosomal protein L15-1 yields the protein MGAYKYVSELWRKKQSDVMRFMQRVRCWEYRQQSSIVRLTRPTRPDKARRLGYKAKQGYVVYRVRVRRGGRKRPVSKGIVYGKPTNQGVTQLKFQRSKRSVAEERAGRKLGGLRVLNSYWVNEDSTFKYFEVILVDVAHSAIRNDPRINWLTNPVHKHRELRGLTSAGKENRGLSGKGHRYHKARPSRRANWKRNNTLSLRRYR from the exons ATGG GTGCCTACAAGTATGTTTCTGAGCTATGGCGCAAGAAGCAATCTGATGTGATGCGATTTATGCAGCGTGTGAGGTGCTGGGAGTATCGTCAGCAATCCTCTATCGTTCGTCTAACCAGACCTACTCGTCCTGATAAGGCTCGCCGTTTGGGTTACAAGGCTAAGCAG GGATATGTCGTGTACCGGGTTAGGGTACGCAGAGGTGGTAGAAAGAGGCCAGTTTCCAAGGGTATTGTTTATGGTAAGCCCACTAACCAGGGAGTTACCCAACTCAAGTTTCAAAGGAGCAAGAGATCTGTTGCTGAGGAACGTGCTGGAAGGAAGCTCGGTGGTCTTAGGGTTCTCAACTCCTACTGGGTCAATGag GATTCTACCTTCAAGTATTTTGAGGTTATTTTGGTTGATGTTGCTCACAGTGCTATAAGAAATGACCCAAGAATCAACTGGCTCACCAACCCTGTCCACAAGCACAGGGAACTTCGTGGTCTCACTTCTGCTGGAAAAGAAAACAGAGGTTTGAGTGGCAAGGGTCACCGTTACCACAAAGCCCGTCCTTCTCGCAGGGCAAACTGGAAGAGAAACAACACCTTGTCTCTTCGTCGTTACCGTTGA
- the LOC25489584 gene encoding transmembrane protein 18, translating to MSIDELKSAMEGHVDLMSDLVQKISSELRSNLRPAKDNFLGFFHAIDWKEPWLLGLLTFHVLLLLAIIISRKNTNFQMCLFLLALAGVYLAERLNSILGENWKSFSSQNYFDPSGVFMSVLWSGPLLAFSMIILINTLFSLCYLIVKWKRAELRHRARAARSKQE from the exons ATGTCGATCGATGAACTGAAATCTGCTATGGAGGGACACGTTGATCTTATGTCAGATCTTGTTCAGAAAATCTCTTCCGAACTTCGTTCTAATCTTCGTCCTGCTAAAGATAACTTTTTAGGTTTCTTTCATGCTATTGATTGGAAG gAACCCTGGCTACTGGGATTGTTAACATTCCATGTTCTATTGCTTCTTGCAATTATCATCTCTCGGAAGAATACCAATTTTCAGATGTGCTTGTTCCTTTTGGCAT TGGCTGGTGTATATCTTGCTGAGAGACTTAATAGTATTTTGGGGGAAAACTGGAAAAGCTTCTCTAGTCAAAACTATTTTGATCCAAGTGGAGTATTTATGTCAGTTCTTTGGTCTGGACCTCTTCTTGCATTCTCAATGATAATCTTG ATCAATACACTCTTTTCCTTATGTTACTTGATTGTTAAGTGGAAAAGAGCTGAACTAAGACATCGTGCAAGGGCTGCTCGTAGTAAGCAGGAATAG